One region of Jaculus jaculus isolate mJacJac1 unplaced genomic scaffold, mJacJac1.mat.Y.cur mat_scaffold_35_1_3033546_arrow_ctg1, whole genome shotgun sequence genomic DNA includes:
- the LOC123457295 gene encoding LOW QUALITY PROTEIN: zinc finger protein 420-like (The sequence of the model RefSeq protein was modified relative to this genomic sequence to represent the inferred CDS: inserted 1 base in 1 codon), with product MAEEAAVAGLCGSESVSAPQQQLVSFEDVAVDFTWQEWQHLDVVQQNLYRHVMLGNYSSLMFLGELNFQLKTQHKMQWPQTDDFKQFQNTFYQELHQTYYQGINTGDKLFECRTTFISKSHSLIIRELKQQMWESIMSKSHLNKPYECTACGKASIINSDPNKHQRIHTGENPYECNECRKAYITQSPLTVHHQAHTGEKSYGCTEFGKAFVSTSQLTSHQITHIGEKPYECIECGKGFIYNSDLIRYQRSHTGFICKTDFTSHQRSHTGEKPYEYTECGKAFVCKSNLNRYERRHTGEKSHECTECQKAFLFSKCGKAFMSKSHLNKPYECTACGKDSVINSDPNKHQRTHTGKKPHECTQCGKAFIYKSVLTNHQRTHTVEKPNECTECQKAFSKSYLIMHQRYHTGEKPYECTECGKAFICKSHLNRHQRCHTGEKSHECTECQKTFLFRSDLVIHWRIYTGEKPYECTEYGKAFITNSQLTIHQRTHTGEKPYKCIQCVKGFTRKTDLRNHWRSHTGEKPYVCTVCVKAFIFKSHLTRHQRIHTGEKPYVYTVCVKAFIFKSHLTRHQRIHTGEKPYVCIVCVKAFIFKSHLTRHQKIHTGEKPYECTKCGKAIICSHXLIRHQRSHTGEKSYKCTECGKTFICKSHLIRHQRTRTGEKPCEGTACGKAFNYKSLLTN from the exons CAACTGGTGTCATTTGAAGACGTCGCTGTGGACTTCACCTGGCAAGAGTGGCAGCACCTGGATGTTGTTCAGCAGAACCTCTACAGACATGTGATGCTGGGGAACTACAGCAGCCTGATGTTCTTGGGTGAGCTAAACTTCC aATTGAAAACTCAGCACAAAATGCAGTGGCCACAGACTGATGATTTTAAACAATTCCAGAACACCTTTTACCAGGAGTTACATCAGACATATTATCAAGGAATAAACACAGGTGACAAGCTGTTTGAATGTAGGACAACTTTTATCTCCAAGTCACActcactaatcatcagagaactcaAACAG CAAATGTGGGAAAGCATCATGTCCAAGTCACATCTcaataagccatatgaatgtactgcatgTGGGAAAGCCTCCATAATAAACTCAGATCCTAATaagcatcagagaattcacacaggtgagaacCCTTATGAATGTAATGAGTGTAGGAAAGCTTACATCACCCAGTCACCTCTCACTGTGCATCATCAAGCACACACAGGTGAAAAGTCATATGGATGCACTGAATTTGGGAAAGCTTTCGTGTCCACGTCACAGCTCACCAGTCATCAGATAACTCACATAggagagaagccatatgaatgtattgAATGTGGAAAGGGCTTCATCTATAATTCAGATCTTATTAGGTatcagagaagtcacacag GCTTCATCTGCAAGACAGATTTCACAAGCCATCAGAGAAGTCACACTGGTGAGAAGCCATACGAAtatactgaatgtgggaaagccttcgtCTGCAAGTCAAATCTTAATAGGTATGAGAGAcgtcacacaggtgaaaagtcaCATGAATGTACTGAGTGCCAGAAAGCTTTCCTCTTCAG CAAATGTGGGAAAGCGTTCATGTCCAAGTCACATCTcaataagccatatgaatgtactgcatgTGGGAAAGACTCCGTTATAAACTCAGATCCTAAtaagcatcagagaactcacacaggtaagAAGCCACATGAATGTACTCAATGTGGGAAAGCATTCATCTACAAGTCAGTTctcactaatcatcagagaactcacacagttGAGAAGCCAAATGAATGTACTGAGTGTCAGAAAGCTT TCAGCAAGTCATATCTTATTATGCACCAGAGATATCACACTGGTGAAAAGCCATacgaatgtactgaatgtgggaaagccttcatctgCAAGTCACATCTTAATAGGCATCAGAGAtgtcacacaggtgaaaagtcaCATGAATGTACTGAGTGCCAGAAAACTTTCCTCTTCAGGTCAGACCTAGTGATTCATTGGAGAATttatacaggtgagaagccatatgaatgtactgaatatGGGAAAGCCTTCATCACCAATTCACAGCTCACTATTCATCAGAGAACCCACACAGGTGAAAAACCATATAAATGTATTCAATGTGTTAAAGGCTTCACCCGCAAGACAGATCTCAGAAATCATTGGAGaagtcacacaggtgagaagccatatgtatGTACTGTATGTGTAAAAGCTTTTATCTTCAAGTCACATCTTACTaggcatcagagaattcacacaggtgagaagccatatgtgtATACTGTATGTGTAAAAGCTTTTATCTTCAAGTCACATCTTACTaggcatcagagaattcacacaggtgagaagccatatgtatGTATTGTATGTGTAAAAGCTTTTATCTTCAAGTCACATCTTACTAGGCATCAGAaaattcacacaggtgagaagccatatgaatgtactaaatgtggaaaagccATCATCTGCAGTC ATCTTATTAGGcatcagagaagtcacacaggtgagaagtcatataaatgtactgaatgtgggaaaactTTCATCTGCAAGTCACATCTTATTAGGCATCAAAGAACTcgcacaggtgaaaagccatgtGAAGGAACtgcatgtgggaaagccttcaactATAAGTCATTGCTAACCAACTAA